The proteins below are encoded in one region of Silene latifolia isolate original U9 population chromosome 2, ASM4854445v1, whole genome shotgun sequence:
- the LOC141641350 gene encoding uncharacterized protein LOC141641350 yields the protein MDVQKNKVAELWSELFTCVALVEQSPGHCDELLGILREFKERVKITPDESGNTGIAKVKNAEIGMLLGTNIPSEIKVFPPRQCKNKGLGKRLISQRERAGEVNKKALRKCRACGEMANHDSRNCDRRTTDNE from the coding sequence ATGGATGTACAGAAAAATAAAGTTGCCGAGTTATGGTCAGAGTTGTTTACTTGTGTGGCACTTGTTGAACAGAGTCCTGGGCATTGTGATGAGTTGCTTGGAATTTTGCGTGAGTTCAAGGAAAGGGTAAAAATTACCCCTGATGAAAGTGGAAATACTGGTATTGCAAAGGTAAAGAATGCTGAAATTGGGATGCTTTTAGGAACAAACATTCCTAGTGAGATTAAGGTTTTTCCTCCAAGGCAGTGCAAAAACAAAGGCTTAGGAAAAAGGCTGATCTCACAAAGAGAACGAGCTGGGGAAGTGAACAAGAAAGCGCTAAGAAAATGCAGGGCCTGTGGGGAGATGGCGAACCACGACAGTAGGAATTGTGACCGAAGGACAACCGACAATGAGTAG